The Gammaproteobacteria bacterium genome window below encodes:
- a CDS encoding molybdopterin-dependent oxidoreductase, which translates to MVLKKGTLSARGLHELYAEDAGKADKLLWGREANPLTRRGFLTKSSLLAMSAAVGAAIPFAHLIPSGLIPAAFAEEETPFKIEGKDGLIVLNDRPVNAETPAHLLDDEITPAKHMFVRNNGIPPVKEKIDPAAWKLEIAGEACETPASFTISELKEKFKTYTYQLQLECGGNGRSEFVPSASGNQWTTGAVACPTFTGVRVRDVLESCGIKDNAVYIGYYGADTHLSGDLDKQPISRGVPIQKAVQDESLIAWAMNDEDIPYLNGYPLRLVCSGWPGSVSGKWLTRIVVRDQVHDGKKMEAPSYRVPKVPVAPGTEVPKEDMQIIESMPVKSLVTFPKSGISHKLAKPLAVRGHAWAGDFQVAKVEVSNDFGATWKMVMLQAPVNKFAWQHWRTEITFPEIGYYEVWAKAIDREGRSQPMVVPGWNPKGYLNNACHRIAVQVV; encoded by the coding sequence ATGGTTTTAAAAAAAGGCACTCTCTCTGCTCGCGGACTTCATGAGCTATATGCAGAAGATGCAGGCAAAGCCGATAAGCTTTTATGGGGCAGAGAAGCGAATCCGCTTACGCGACGTGGGTTTTTAACCAAAAGTAGTTTGCTTGCCATGAGCGCTGCAGTAGGTGCGGCCATTCCTTTCGCGCATTTAATACCAAGTGGGCTGATTCCAGCTGCATTTGCTGAAGAAGAAACACCTTTTAAAATTGAAGGCAAAGACGGCTTGATTGTATTAAATGATCGGCCCGTTAATGCCGAAACGCCTGCACATTTGCTGGATGATGAGATCACGCCAGCGAAACATATGTTTGTTCGCAACAATGGTATTCCACCTGTTAAAGAAAAAATTGATCCAGCAGCATGGAAATTAGAAATTGCAGGTGAAGCGTGTGAAACACCTGCTTCGTTTACCATAAGTGAACTAAAAGAAAAATTTAAAACTTATACCTATCAATTACAACTTGAATGCGGTGGTAATGGGCGTAGTGAATTTGTGCCTTCTGCAAGTGGTAACCAGTGGACTACGGGTGCAGTCGCCTGTCCAACCTTTACTGGTGTGCGGGTACGTGACGTATTGGAGTCTTGTGGAATTAAAGATAACGCAGTGTATATCGGGTATTACGGAGCCGATACTCATTTAAGTGGTGACCTTGATAAACAGCCGATCTCACGTGGTGTGCCGATTCAAAAAGCCGTTCAAGATGAATCACTCATTGCTTGGGCGATGAATGATGAAGATATTCCATACCTTAATGGTTATCCGTTACGTTTGGTTTGTTCTGGATGGCCCGGTTCAGTATCAGGAAAGTGGTTAACTAGAATTGTTGTACGTGACCAAGTACATGATGGCAAGAAAATGGAAGCACCTTCGTATCGTGTGCCTAAAGTTCCAGTGGCCCCAGGTACGGAAGTGCCGAAAGAAGATATGCAGATTATCGAATCCATGCCGGTTAAATCACTGGTTACTTTTCCAAAATCAGGCATTAGTCATAAACTAGCTAAACCGTTAGCGGTGCGTGGTCATGCTTGGGCAGGGGATTTTCAAGTAGCTAAAGTTGAAGTGTCGAACGACTTTGGCGCTACCTGGAAAATGGTGATGCTTCAAGCTCCAGTAAATAAGTTTGCGTGGCAGCATTGGCGAACAGAAATAACGTTTCCTGAAATCGGTTATTACGAGGTTTGGGCAAAAGCGATTGATCGCGAAGGGCGTTCACAACCGATGGTGGTGCCAGGCTGGAACCCTAAAGGTTATTTAAACAATGCATGTCATCGCATTGCAGTTCAAGTGGTATGA
- the der gene encoding ribosome biogenesis GTPase Der, whose protein sequence is MKPVIALVGRPNVGKSTLFNYLTKSNNALVADQPGLTRDRIYGLSKRFDNRYIVIDTGGIAPRDESQDQDDINHAISTQAWHAIEEADLVCFLVDGREGLVSQDQEVFKKLRSTNKKVFVLVNKVDSGVANMLSSDFYSLGAEHVYETSARSGKGVRALFAIIDEQFPDREEEPEEDGPSDVIKVALVGRPNVGKSTLANALIGEERFVTSDVPGTTRDSISANIEKFGTKFELIDTAGVRRRSKVNDMVEKFSVVKTIQAIEDAHVVILMLDGTKEFAVQDAHLAGMVLQSGRAVVVAINKTDVSSFEDRKEMQKGFDLKLRFLEFAERQFISAKHKEGITKLMRAAARAYKSANVNVNTSDLNRMLEGALESFQPPLVRGRRIKLKYAAQVSSCPPTFAIHGNQIERIPATYKRYLENYFRKSLKLVGTPIQLLFKQPDNPYAGRHNKLTPRQEHSRKRMMKKVKKR, encoded by the coding sequence ATGAAGCCTGTCATAGCGCTGGTTGGTCGACCTAATGTTGGTAAATCAACCTTATTTAACTATCTAACTAAATCTAATAATGCTTTGGTTGCAGACCAGCCTGGTCTCACGCGTGATCGTATTTATGGCTTAAGCAAGCGTTTCGATAATCGCTATATTGTCATTGATACAGGTGGTATTGCACCACGGGATGAATCACAGGATCAAGACGATATTAATCATGCCATTAGCACACAAGCATGGCATGCCATTGAAGAAGCTGATTTGGTGTGTTTTTTGGTCGATGGTAGAGAAGGCTTGGTTTCTCAAGATCAAGAAGTTTTCAAAAAGTTAAGATCTACAAATAAAAAAGTATTTGTTTTAGTTAACAAAGTAGATTCTGGTGTGGCCAATATGCTTTCCAGTGATTTTTATTCACTAGGCGCAGAACATGTATATGAAACTTCTGCTAGATCAGGGAAAGGTGTACGTGCTTTATTTGCAATAATAGATGAACAATTCCCTGATCGAGAAGAAGAGCCAGAGGAAGACGGTCCTTCAGATGTAATAAAAGTAGCGCTAGTCGGCAGACCCAATGTGGGTAAGTCAACCTTAGCGAATGCTTTGATAGGTGAAGAGCGTTTTGTAACATCTGATGTTCCTGGTACAACACGTGACAGTATCTCCGCTAACATAGAAAAGTTTGGCACCAAGTTTGAGCTTATTGATACAGCTGGTGTACGTCGTCGTAGCAAAGTAAATGATATGGTTGAAAAATTCAGCGTGGTGAAAACCATTCAAGCCATTGAGGATGCCCACGTAGTGATATTAATGCTCGATGGCACCAAAGAATTTGCAGTACAAGATGCGCACTTGGCAGGCATGGTGCTGCAAAGCGGTCGTGCAGTGGTGGTGGCAATCAATAAAACCGATGTCAGTTCTTTTGAAGATCGTAAAGAGATGCAAAAAGGCTTTGACCTAAAGTTACGTTTCTTAGAGTTTGCAGAGAGACAATTTATATCCGCTAAACATAAAGAAGGTATTACAAAACTGATGCGTGCCGCTGCACGAGCGTATAAATCAGCTAATGTGAACGTAAACACCTCTGATTTAAATAGAATGTTAGAAGGTGCTTTAGAAAGTTTTCAGCCACCACTGGTAAGAGGGCGTAGGATAAAACTCAAATATGCTGCACAAGTAAGCAGTTGCCCACCCACCTTTGCTATTCATGGTAATCAAATAGAAAGAATTCCAGCAACCTATAAACGTTATTTGGAAAACTACTTTCGTAAGTCATTGAAACTAGTTGGAACCCCTATTCAACTTCTCTTTAAACAACCAGATAATCCTTATGCAGGTAGGCATAATAAATTAACGCCTCGCCAAGAGCACAGCCGCAAACGCATGATGAAGAAAGTTAAAAAACGATAG